A region from the Gemmatimonadota bacterium genome encodes:
- a CDS encoding serine hydrolase, whose translation MTPRIARRGLTLGFLLLGCRAPAQIPASPELAMAPEAEIAARGLDAGRVRTALDGVLSKALRDSAFPGAIALVGTRHGVVASASVGRLDWPASAVPVDAGTMWDLASLTKVVGLTSALMQLVASGRVDLDAPVQRYVPDFVGDGKERVRVSDLLTHSSGLPAWRPLYKESETRDAAIRLVLGTPLEVPTGTRMVYSDLGAIVLGQVVERVSGQSFDSYLQRELFGPLGMRHTMFRPPQGMRGHIAPTELDPWRQRHLLGEVHDENAARLDGVSSHAGLFSSAADLARFARMLLGHGTFEGRQVLDSATIARFTRPWNRSISPRGLGWETATGSNSGGRKLSARAFGHTGFTGTSIWVDPDKDLFVILLTNRVNPTRENRKIGEVRIALADAVADAWSRPDR comes from the coding sequence ATGACACCACGTATCGCGCGTCGTGGCCTGACCCTCGGCTTCCTGCTCCTGGGATGCCGTGCGCCAGCCCAGATCCCCGCGTCACCCGAACTGGCGATGGCCCCGGAGGCTGAGATCGCCGCACGCGGATTGGACGCGGGGCGAGTTCGCACTGCGCTCGATGGGGTGCTCAGCAAGGCGCTGCGAGACTCGGCATTCCCGGGCGCTATCGCCCTGGTGGGCACGCGGCACGGCGTGGTGGCAAGCGCTTCGGTGGGACGTCTCGACTGGCCGGCCTCTGCGGTCCCGGTTGATGCGGGGACCATGTGGGACCTCGCTTCACTCACGAAGGTCGTGGGCCTGACGAGCGCCCTCATGCAGCTGGTGGCCTCCGGCCGGGTGGACCTCGACGCCCCGGTTCAGCGCTACGTCCCCGATTTCGTCGGGGACGGCAAGGAGAGGGTGCGTGTCTCCGACCTGTTGACACACAGCTCGGGGCTCCCCGCGTGGCGGCCGCTGTACAAGGAGAGTGAGACGCGCGACGCCGCCATTCGGCTCGTCCTCGGCACGCCGCTCGAGGTGCCGACCGGCACGCGCATGGTCTACAGCGATCTGGGGGCGATTGTCCTGGGCCAGGTGGTCGAGCGCGTCTCGGGACAGTCGTTCGACAGCTACCTGCAGCGGGAGCTGTTCGGCCCGTTAGGCATGCGGCACACCATGTTTCGCCCACCGCAGGGGATGCGAGGGCATATCGCCCCCACGGAACTGGATCCCTGGCGGCAGCGGCACCTCCTGGGTGAAGTACATGACGAAAATGCCGCACGCCTGGATGGGGTCTCATCACATGCGGGGTTGTTTTCCAGCGCGGCGGACCTCGCCCGGTTCGCGCGCATGCTGCTCGGACACGGCACGTTCGAAGGTCGCCAGGTGCTCGATTCCGCGACAATCGCGCGATTCACACGCCCCTGGAACCGTTCGATTTCCCCGCGTGGCCTGGGTTGGGAAACCGCCACCGGAAGCAACTCGGGGGGCCGCAAGCTGTCGGCGCGGGCGTTCGGCCACACCGGGTTCACTGGCACCTCGATCTGGGTGGATCCGGACAAAGACCTGTTCGTCATCCTGCTGACGAACCGCGTGAACCCGACGCGGGAGAACCGCAAGATCGGTGAGGTTCGGATCGCCCTGGCCGATGCTGTGGCAGACGCCTGGAGCCGCCCCGACCGGTAG
- a CDS encoding amino acid permease, with translation MAHSIFARKSVADCEADVTHGTGLKRSLTKWHLTALGVGATIGAGIFATTGTAIVGDAARPGAGPAIIFSFLLTAVACGFAALCYAEFAAMVPIAGSAYTYSYASLGEFVAWIIGWDLIVEYAVGNIGVAIGWSGHFRELISHLGLSMPAWLSTDYRSAHDAFNAVAAGATDAPTQFLASAWTGAPHLGSLPLIVNLPAALVVFTMTIILVRGVRESANFNNAMVILKVGIILFFIAVGTFLINPSNWTNPVDGGFAPNGFAGVSAAAAIIFFAYIGFDAVSTAAEEAENPARDMPFGIIMSLIICTVLYIILSAVLTGMAPWKQLGTPEPMITALQFANGPPVLLNASRFIIALGAVIAMGSVLLVFQMGQPRIFFSMARDGLLPPLMAKVHPRFRTPWVGTIITGTFVATFAAFANIAEVVDLTNIGTLFAFVLVSIGVIVLRIREPDRHRPFRVPGAPFTPLISVAACLYLMMQLPRVTWIRFGIWLAVGLVVYFLYGYRHSVLRTGRRVVVDKLP, from the coding sequence TTGGCTCATTCCATCTTCGCGCGAAAGTCCGTCGCCGACTGTGAAGCCGACGTCACCCACGGTACTGGGCTCAAGCGCTCTCTCACCAAGTGGCACCTGACGGCGCTTGGCGTGGGCGCCACCATTGGTGCCGGCATCTTTGCCACGACCGGCACGGCCATCGTGGGGGACGCGGCTCGGCCCGGAGCGGGGCCAGCGATCATCTTCTCCTTCCTGCTCACCGCGGTGGCGTGCGGGTTCGCCGCGTTGTGTTACGCCGAGTTCGCGGCGATGGTCCCGATCGCCGGGTCGGCGTACACGTACTCGTATGCTTCGTTAGGCGAATTCGTCGCCTGGATCATCGGGTGGGACCTGATTGTCGAATACGCGGTGGGAAATATCGGCGTCGCCATCGGCTGGTCGGGGCACTTCCGCGAGCTGATATCCCACCTCGGCCTGAGTATGCCGGCGTGGCTGAGCACGGACTATCGCAGCGCACACGATGCGTTCAACGCCGTGGCGGCCGGGGCGACGGATGCCCCCACGCAATTCCTGGCCTCTGCCTGGACCGGTGCGCCGCATCTTGGCAGCCTGCCGCTGATCGTGAACCTGCCTGCGGCCCTGGTCGTGTTCACGATGACGATCATCCTCGTCCGTGGCGTCCGTGAGTCGGCGAACTTCAATAACGCGATGGTGATCCTCAAGGTCGGGATCATCCTGTTCTTCATCGCGGTGGGCACCTTCCTGATCAACCCCTCCAACTGGACCAACCCGGTCGACGGTGGATTCGCCCCGAACGGGTTCGCCGGCGTCTCCGCGGCAGCGGCGATCATCTTTTTCGCTTACATCGGGTTCGACGCGGTGTCCACGGCAGCAGAGGAGGCGGAGAACCCGGCCCGCGACATGCCGTTCGGGATCATCATGTCGCTTATCATCTGCACGGTGCTTTACATCATCCTCTCGGCTGTGCTCACGGGGATGGCGCCGTGGAAGCAGCTCGGGACGCCGGAGCCCATGATCACCGCGCTCCAGTTCGCGAACGGCCCGCCGGTGTTGCTTAACGCGTCACGGTTCATCATCGCCCTTGGTGCCGTCATCGCGATGGGATCCGTGCTGCTGGTCTTCCAGATGGGCCAACCGCGCATCTTCTTCTCGATGGCGCGGGATGGGTTGCTGCCGCCGCTCATGGCCAAGGTGCACCCGCGCTTCCGGACGCCCTGGGTCGGGACGATCATCACGGGCACCTTCGTGGCGACGTTCGCCGCCTTCGCGAACATCGCGGAGGTGGTCGACCTCACGAACATCGGCACCCTGTTCGCGTTCGTGCTGGTGTCGATCGGTGTCATCGTCCTGCGCATCCGGGAGCCAGATCGCCACCGGCCGTTCCGCGTTCCGGGGGCGCCGTTCACACCGCTGATCTCGGTGGCCGCCTGCCTGTACCTGATGATGCAGTTGCCGAGAGTGACCTGGATCCGTTTCGGGATCTGGCTCGCGGTCGGGCTCGTGGTGTACTTCCTCTACGGCTACCGACACTCGGTGCTGCGCACCGGTCGGCGGGTGGTCGTGGACAAGCTTCCGTAA
- a CDS encoding DedA family protein, with product MEFLQTAIDYVLHLDTHLAALVAWAGPWTYVVLALIIFAETGLVVTPFLPGDSLLFATGALAAATGTMNVWLLLGLLIVCAIAGDAVNYWTGTIFGSRAAAGKLPFVKKAHIDQTHEFFTRHGGKTIFLARFVPIIRTFAPFVAGAGTMSYARFAMWNVTGGITWVSSMLLSGYFFGNLPIVKDNFSLVILGIIIVSIIPGIVAILQERARVKAGTPS from the coding sequence ATGGAATTTCTGCAGACCGCCATCGACTACGTCCTGCACCTCGACACACACCTGGCGGCACTGGTCGCGTGGGCGGGGCCATGGACGTACGTCGTGCTGGCCCTGATCATCTTCGCCGAGACCGGCCTCGTGGTGACGCCGTTCCTCCCGGGCGATTCCCTGCTCTTTGCCACCGGCGCCCTGGCCGCCGCGACCGGCACCATGAACGTCTGGTTGCTGCTCGGCCTGCTGATCGTGTGCGCCATCGCCGGTGACGCCGTCAACTACTGGACCGGGACGATCTTTGGAAGTCGGGCGGCCGCTGGCAAGCTGCCGTTCGTGAAGAAGGCGCATATCGACCAGACCCACGAATTCTTCACGCGCCACGGCGGCAAGACGATCTTCCTCGCGCGCTTTGTCCCGATCATCCGCACGTTTGCACCGTTTGTCGCCGGCGCGGGCACGATGTCATACGCACGCTTCGCGATGTGGAACGTGACCGGCGGCATCACCTGGGTCTCGTCGATGCTGCTGTCCGGCTACTTCTTCGGGAACCTGCCGATCGTGAAGGACAACTTCTCGCTGGTGATCCTCGGCATCATCATCGTGTCGATCATTCCCGGGATTGTCGCCATCCTCCAGGAGCGCGCGCGCGTCAAAGCGGGAACTCCATCATGA
- a CDS encoding GNAT family N-acetyltransferase gives MHEAEEVEILAVTDGALLDDARALVLAYGEWVRGFPGYETALDAQGFAGEIEHFPGDFAPPDGRLFVALVNGLAGGTASLRTLEPGVGELKRLFVAPGYRGMSLGNRLLEAVLDEARRMGMVRLRLDTLPFMHSAVRQYRRHGFVERAPYGAVHLPGGRYFELELDGEEQAPVLETFRRGYAEAFERLNRAWLEEFFRVEPKDEAVFRDVQGQVIAPGGEIFFIRVGAQLVGSCAVMRHGPGVYELSKMAVDPAWRGRGFGEWLVRSVIEFARAQQATRLYLLSDEVLRDALRLYERTGFRRVPFPGATGYQRGDVMMEFPL, from the coding sequence ATGCACGAGGCCGAGGAAGTCGAGATCCTCGCGGTCACTGACGGCGCGTTGCTCGACGACGCTCGTGCCCTCGTGCTTGCGTATGGGGAATGGGTTCGCGGGTTTCCCGGGTACGAGACGGCACTGGATGCCCAGGGGTTTGCCGGCGAGATCGAGCATTTCCCCGGTGACTTCGCGCCGCCGGACGGACGGCTGTTCGTGGCGCTCGTGAATGGGCTCGCGGGCGGCACCGCGTCGTTGCGGACCCTCGAGCCTGGGGTGGGCGAGTTGAAGCGGCTGTTCGTGGCCCCTGGGTATCGCGGCATGTCCCTTGGGAACCGGCTGCTCGAAGCCGTCCTCGATGAGGCCCGACGGATGGGGATGGTGCGACTCCGCCTCGACACCTTGCCCTTCATGCACTCAGCCGTGCGACAGTACCGCCGGCATGGGTTTGTCGAACGGGCACCCTACGGCGCGGTGCACCTTCCCGGAGGACGCTATTTCGAGTTGGAGCTGGACGGGGAAGAGCAGGCGCCGGTCCTCGAGACCTTTCGGCGTGGTTATGCAGAGGCCTTCGAGCGCCTCAATCGCGCATGGTTGGAGGAGTTCTTTCGCGTAGAGCCGAAGGATGAAGCGGTCTTCCGCGACGTCCAGGGGCAGGTGATCGCTCCGGGCGGGGAGATCTTCTTCATCCGGGTCGGCGCGCAGCTGGTCGGCTCGTGCGCGGTGATGCGACACGGCCCGGGAGTCTACGAACTGTCCAAGATGGCCGTCGATCCGGCGTGGCGCGGCCGCGGATTCGGGGAGTGGCTGGTGCGGTCCGTGATCGAATTTGCGCGCGCACAGCAGGCGACTCGACTCTACCTGCTGTCGGACGAGGTGTTGCGTGATGCCCTGCGGCTCTACGAGCGCACCGGGTTCCGGCGTGTGCCGTTCCCCGGGGCGACGGGGTATCAGCGCGGGGACGTCATGATGGAGTTCCCGCTTTGA
- a CDS encoding iron-sulfur cluster assembly accessory protein codes for MVTVTPAAATEVRKFMEAEQVSPDVGGLRVSVQPGGCSGFKYGLLIEDQPADDDYVVAQEGFKMFVDPFSAQYINQVVIDYTSSMQGSGFTFKNPNATGGCGCGSSFSA; via the coding sequence ATGGTCACCGTCACCCCCGCGGCCGCTACCGAAGTTCGGAAGTTCATGGAAGCCGAGCAGGTCTCGCCGGACGTTGGCGGGCTTCGCGTCAGCGTGCAGCCGGGTGGCTGCAGCGGCTTCAAGTACGGTCTCCTGATCGAGGACCAGCCCGCGGACGACGACTACGTCGTCGCGCAGGAAGGGTTCAAGATGTTCGTGGATCCGTTCTCGGCGCAGTACATCAACCAGGTTGTGATCGACTACACGTCGTCGATGCAGGGTTCCGGCTTCACCTTCAAGAACCCGAACGCGACCGGCGGCTGCGGCTGCGGGTCGTCGTTCTCCGCCTGA
- the nagB gene encoding glucosamine-6-phosphate deaminase, which produces MNNPAPGAGAVDRTARETLEGRGPLPFARGALERIPVRVVDEHEDIARDVAQRIAAVMRERAAQGRPCVLGLATGSTPIGVYRELMRLHRDEGLSFAHVVSFNLDEYHPMSPDSVHSYHRYMWENLFHHVDIRPENVHIPSGTVDDLGVEAHCAAYEAAIQAAGGIDFQVLGIGKTGHIGFNEPGSSAESRTRLVTLDLVTRRDAAADFFGEANVPREAITMGIATIMQAREVAILATGEHKASIVRRAVEGAIDTQVAATYLQQHPNCTFYVDRAAAAALTRIATPWLVGPVEWTPALVERAVVWLSLTCGRAILKLTYPDYAEHRLTSLVLRYGSAGAVNGEVFQRLGAKIHGRSKLPRGQKVLCFSPHPDDDVISMGGILRKLVQNENVITVAYMTSGNIAVFDHDVQRYVDFLGRLAGTGRLNAREVTTLRDRVLAFLGAKAPGDVDSTDVQEIKRLIREAEAVSGIEALGLSAANATFLNLPFYQTGKVRKDPIGATDVQIVADLLDREAPDHVFVAGDLSDPHGTHRMCKEAIDRALATRRTAHPGRPSPTVWLYRGAWQEWPVTEANYLVPLSQDELDLKIQAIFRHQSQKDSAPFPGQDDREFWQRVESRNKDTARIVNDLGLAEYFAMEAYVVTPPTG; this is translated from the coding sequence GTGAACAACCCGGCGCCAGGCGCCGGCGCAGTCGATCGCACGGCCCGCGAGACCCTTGAGGGTCGCGGGCCGTTGCCTTTTGCGCGCGGAGCCCTCGAACGAATCCCCGTTCGCGTCGTCGACGAGCACGAGGACATCGCGCGCGACGTCGCGCAGCGGATTGCCGCTGTCATGCGCGAGCGCGCCGCCCAAGGACGGCCCTGCGTCCTTGGTCTCGCCACAGGGTCGACACCCATCGGTGTCTACCGTGAGCTGATGCGACTGCATCGGGACGAGGGACTGAGCTTTGCCCACGTGGTCTCGTTCAACCTGGACGAGTACCACCCGATGTCGCCGGACAGTGTGCACTCGTACCACCGGTACATGTGGGAGAATCTGTTTCACCACGTGGACATCCGACCCGAGAACGTCCACATCCCGTCAGGCACGGTGGACGACCTGGGGGTCGAGGCGCACTGCGCCGCATACGAGGCAGCCATACAGGCCGCGGGCGGGATTGACTTCCAGGTGCTCGGGATCGGGAAAACCGGGCACATCGGTTTCAACGAACCCGGATCCAGTGCGGAGAGCCGTACGCGCCTCGTCACCCTCGACCTGGTCACGCGCCGAGATGCGGCCGCGGACTTTTTTGGCGAGGCGAACGTCCCGCGTGAGGCGATCACCATGGGGATCGCGACCATCATGCAGGCCCGAGAAGTGGCGATCCTCGCGACGGGCGAACACAAGGCCAGCATCGTCCGTCGCGCCGTCGAGGGTGCGATCGACACGCAGGTGGCCGCTACGTACCTGCAGCAACACCCGAACTGCACCTTCTACGTGGATCGCGCAGCGGCCGCCGCGCTCACGCGGATCGCGACACCGTGGCTCGTCGGTCCGGTGGAGTGGACGCCGGCGCTGGTGGAGCGCGCCGTGGTGTGGCTCTCCCTCACGTGTGGGCGCGCGATCCTCAAGCTCACCTACCCTGACTACGCCGAGCATCGCCTGACGTCGCTCGTCCTGCGATACGGGTCGGCGGGGGCAGTCAACGGCGAGGTGTTCCAGCGCCTCGGGGCCAAGATCCACGGCCGCTCCAAGCTCCCGCGCGGCCAAAAGGTGCTGTGCTTCTCACCGCACCCCGACGACGACGTCATCTCGATGGGCGGGATCCTGCGGAAGCTGGTGCAGAACGAGAACGTGATCACCGTGGCGTACATGACCAGCGGCAACATCGCCGTCTTTGATCATGACGTGCAGCGATATGTCGACTTCCTCGGGCGTCTGGCCGGCACGGGTCGCCTGAACGCGCGCGAGGTCACCACCCTCCGCGATCGGGTGCTCGCCTTCCTCGGCGCCAAGGCTCCCGGAGACGTGGACAGTACGGACGTGCAGGAGATCAAGCGGCTGATTCGGGAAGCAGAGGCCGTCAGCGGGATCGAGGCGTTAGGCCTCTCGGCGGCGAACGCCACCTTCCTGAACCTCCCCTTCTACCAGACGGGCAAGGTCCGCAAGGACCCGATCGGAGCGACCGACGTACAGATTGTCGCCGACCTGCTGGATCGCGAGGCGCCGGACCACGTCTTTGTCGCCGGCGACCTATCGGATCCGCACGGGACGCACCGGATGTGCAAGGAGGCGATCGATCGCGCGCTGGCGACCCGACGTACCGCCCATCCCGGGCGCCCGTCGCCCACGGTGTGGCTCTATCGCGGGGCCTGGCAGGAGTGGCCCGTGACCGAGGCCAACTACCTCGTGCCGTTGTCGCAGGATGAACTGGACCTCAAGATCCAGGCGATCTTCCGGCACCAGTCACAGAAGGACTCCGCCCCCTTCCCCGGCCAGGACGATCGGGAGTTCTGGCAACGCGTGGAAAGCCGGAACAAGGACACGGCGCGCATTGTCAACGACCTGGGCCTCGCCGAGTATTTCGCCATGGAGGCCTATGTCGTCACGCCGCCGACCGGCTGA
- a CDS encoding sodium-translocating pyrophosphatase, producing MPIRSSHRWLRALSLGLALMVGSAPVAAQIPDPVAATVAAAPAAVQAGPVQHQPGGEANLKVPDLSTATFFGGTNGRTLLMSGILVSVFGLLFGLWIYSQLKAMPVHRSMLEVSELIYATCRTYLETQGKFIMVLWLFIGAIVAVYFGALAPSVDPVTGAEVRGFPISKVLIILFFSLVGIAGSYGVAWFGIRVNTFANSRTSFAALRGKPFPCYAIPLKAGMSIGMMLISVELLLMLFILLFVPGDYAGACFIGFAIGESLGAAALRIAGGIFTKIADIGSDLMKIVFKIKEDDARNPGVIADCTGDNAGDSVGPSADGFETYGVTGVALISFILLAVTSPAVQVELLVWIFMMRVFMVIASGLSYFINEAMAKSQYENASKMNFEAPLTRLVWLTSIISVVITFVASKFLIGNIGGDPTLWWKLSAIITCGTLAGAIIPEFVKVFTSTESGHVREVVASSREGGASLNILSGLVAGNFSAYWLGIAIMLLMAISYWVSMQGLGDLMLAPAVFAFGLVAFGFLGMGPVTIAVDSYGPVTDNAQSVYELSTIENIPGIEAEIKKDFGFDPKFEEAKQHLEENDGAGNTFKATAKPVLIGTAVVGATTMIFSIVVSLTQGLQPEFVTKLSLLHPPFLLGLITGGAIIYWFTGASMQAVTTGAYRAVEFIKANIKLEGVEKASVEDSKKVVEICTVYAQRGMFNIFLGVFFSTLAFAFVEPYFFIGYLVSIALFGLYQAVFMANAGGAWDNAKKLVETELKMKGTPLHDATVVGDTVGDPFKDTSSVALNPVIKFTTLFGLLAVELAVSLTAQQGTGLTHGLAALFLVISMYFVYRSFYGMRIQSEGARTHA from the coding sequence ATGCCGATTCGCTCGTCTCACCGCTGGCTGAGGGCGCTGTCCCTCGGGTTGGCGCTCATGGTCGGCTCCGCACCAGTAGCGGCGCAGATCCCTGATCCTGTCGCCGCCACGGTGGCGGCAGCTCCGGCCGCGGTCCAAGCCGGACCGGTGCAGCATCAACCCGGTGGCGAAGCCAACCTGAAGGTCCCTGATCTCTCGACGGCCACCTTCTTCGGTGGAACGAATGGTCGCACGCTCCTGATGAGCGGGATCCTGGTCTCCGTGTTCGGCCTCCTCTTCGGGCTCTGGATCTACAGCCAGCTCAAGGCGATGCCGGTGCACCGCTCGATGCTCGAGGTGTCCGAGCTGATCTATGCGACCTGCCGGACGTACCTGGAGACCCAAGGCAAGTTCATCATGGTGCTCTGGTTGTTTATCGGGGCGATCGTGGCGGTGTATTTCGGCGCGCTGGCGCCCTCGGTGGACCCGGTGACGGGAGCCGAGGTTCGCGGGTTTCCGATCTCCAAGGTCCTCATCATCCTCTTCTTCTCGCTTGTCGGTATCGCGGGTTCGTACGGGGTGGCGTGGTTCGGCATTCGCGTGAACACCTTCGCCAATTCGCGCACGTCGTTCGCGGCGCTGCGGGGCAAGCCGTTTCCGTGTTATGCGATCCCGCTCAAGGCCGGCATGTCGATTGGGATGATGCTGATCTCAGTCGAGCTGCTTCTGATGCTCTTCATCCTCCTGTTCGTGCCGGGAGACTACGCGGGCGCTTGCTTCATCGGCTTCGCGATCGGTGAGTCGCTCGGTGCCGCGGCACTGCGTATCGCCGGCGGTATCTTCACGAAGATCGCCGACATCGGCTCCGATCTCATGAAGATCGTCTTCAAGATCAAGGAAGACGACGCCCGGAACCCTGGCGTCATCGCGGACTGCACGGGTGACAACGCCGGTGACTCCGTCGGCCCGTCGGCCGACGGCTTCGAGACCTACGGCGTGACCGGCGTCGCGCTGATCTCCTTCATCCTCCTCGCGGTGACGAGCCCCGCGGTGCAGGTGGAGTTGCTGGTCTGGATCTTCATGATGCGCGTGTTCATGGTCATTGCCTCGGGCCTGTCGTACTTCATCAACGAAGCGATGGCCAAGAGCCAGTACGAGAACGCGTCGAAGATGAACTTCGAGGCGCCGCTGACCCGCCTGGTGTGGCTGACGTCGATCATCTCGGTGGTCATCACGTTTGTCGCGTCGAAGTTCCTGATCGGCAACATCGGCGGTGACCCGACCCTGTGGTGGAAGCTCTCGGCGATCATCACCTGCGGCACGCTCGCAGGCGCGATCATCCCGGAGTTCGTGAAGGTCTTCACGTCGACCGAGTCCGGCCACGTGCGCGAAGTGGTCGCGTCGTCTCGCGAGGGCGGGGCATCGCTGAACATTCTGTCCGGCCTGGTGGCCGGTAACTTCTCGGCCTACTGGCTGGGCATCGCGATCATGCTGTTGATGGCGATCTCGTACTGGGTGTCGATGCAGGGGCTCGGCGATCTGATGCTGGCGCCCGCCGTCTTCGCGTTCGGCCTCGTGGCGTTCGGCTTCCTTGGGATGGGTCCGGTCACCATCGCCGTCGACTCCTACGGTCCGGTGACGGACAACGCCCAATCGGTGTACGAGCTCTCGACGATCGAGAACATCCCCGGAATCGAGGCGGAGATCAAGAAGGACTTCGGCTTCGACCCGAAGTTCGAGGAAGCCAAGCAGCATCTTGAGGAGAACGACGGCGCCGGCAACACCTTCAAGGCGACGGCGAAGCCCGTGTTGATCGGAACGGCCGTCGTTGGCGCGACGACCATGATTTTCTCGATCGTTGTGTCGCTCACGCAGGGCCTGCAGCCGGAGTTCGTCACCAAGTTGTCGCTCCTGCACCCGCCGTTCCTGCTCGGCCTGATCACCGGTGGCGCGATCATCTATTGGTTCACGGGCGCGTCCATGCAGGCCGTGACCACGGGCGCGTACCGCGCGGTGGAGTTCATCAAGGCGAACATCAAGCTGGAAGGGGTCGAGAAGGCCTCGGTGGAAGATTCCAAGAAGGTGGTGGAGATCTGCACCGTGTACGCCCAGCGCGGCATGTTCAACATCTTCCTCGGCGTCTTCTTCAGCACGCTCGCCTTCGCCTTTGTCGAACCGTACTTCTTCATCGGCTACCTCGTCTCGATCGCCCTGTTCGGGTTGTACCAGGCCGTGTTCATGGCCAACGCCGGCGGTGCCTGGGACAACGCCAAGAAGCTCGTGGAGACCGAGTTGAAGATGAAGGGCACCCCGCTGCACGATGCCACGGTGGTCGGTGACACCGTCGGCGATCCGTTCAAGGACACGTCGTCGGTGGCGCTGAACCCGGTCATCAAGTTCACGACGCTGTTTGGATTGCTCGCGGTGGAACTCGCGGTGAGCCTCACGGCGCAGCAGGGGACGGGGCTCACGCACGGCCTCGCGGCACTGTTCCTCGTGATCAGCATGTACTTCGTCTACCGTTCGTTCTACGGGATGCGCATCCAGAGCGAAGGCGCGAGGACGCACGCGTAG
- a CDS encoding sodium/solute symporter (Members of the Solute:Sodium Symporter (SSS), TC 2.A.21 as described in tcdb.org, catalyze solute:Na+ symport. Known solutes for members of the family include sugars, amino acids, nucleosides, inositols, vitamins, urea or anions, depending on the system.), with translation MSQQFTLLDLVVLVAYMGITVWLGIWLGRGQKSARDYFVADRAIPWWAILFSVVATETSALTFISIPGLAYLGDFTFLQVACGYLVGRLVVSAVLLPRYMHGELVTAYALLERRFGIATRRLASITFMVTRALGDSVRVFATAIPVGLIMGPVLPPHLVGPVSILILGALTLLYTYHGGMRAVVWTDVMQTGVYVLGGVAALWLLGQGVDGGWTAILARAGEAGKLRVLDTALVIDRPHTLWAGLIGGAFLAMASHGADQLIVQRLLAANSLRDARRSLIGSGIAVIIQFAMFLFIGVGLWAFYEARQFPKPDEIFPTFIIEVMPPGITGLVVAAILAAAMSTVSGSINSLAAATTHDIYLPLTGRSADDPGVLRVGKRFTLGWAVILVGGALLYKAQGTPVVVIALSIASFTYGGLLGGFFLGIWWPRAQQRDAITGMSVGIACMAIVVFAKQLGAAYPSLASSLGPFARIAWPWYVLIGTSITVLVGMISSLTHAPGRRP, from the coding sequence ATGAGCCAGCAATTCACCCTGCTCGACCTTGTGGTGTTGGTGGCGTACATGGGGATCACGGTGTGGCTCGGCATCTGGCTGGGTCGCGGCCAGAAATCGGCGCGTGACTACTTCGTCGCCGACCGCGCCATTCCCTGGTGGGCGATCCTGTTTTCGGTGGTGGCGACCGAGACCAGCGCCCTCACGTTCATCTCCATTCCCGGGTTGGCCTACCTGGGCGATTTCACCTTCCTCCAGGTCGCCTGCGGGTACCTGGTCGGTCGATTGGTGGTCTCGGCCGTGCTGCTGCCCCGCTACATGCACGGCGAACTCGTCACGGCCTATGCGCTGCTCGAGCGACGTTTCGGTATCGCGACGCGCCGGTTGGCGTCCATCACCTTCATGGTGACGCGCGCGCTCGGCGACTCGGTGCGTGTGTTTGCCACCGCGATCCCGGTGGGCCTCATCATGGGCCCGGTGCTCCCTCCCCATCTGGTGGGGCCCGTCTCGATCCTGATCCTTGGCGCGCTCACGCTGCTCTATACCTACCACGGCGGGATGCGCGCCGTGGTGTGGACCGACGTCATGCAGACGGGGGTCTATGTGTTAGGCGGTGTGGCCGCGTTGTGGCTCCTGGGCCAGGGGGTCGACGGCGGATGGACGGCGATCCTGGCCCGGGCGGGCGAGGCCGGCAAGTTGCGTGTTCTGGACACCGCCCTGGTCATCGACCGGCCGCACACGTTGTGGGCCGGGCTAATCGGCGGGGCGTTCCTGGCCATGGCGTCGCACGGCGCCGACCAGCTCATCGTGCAGCGCCTGCTGGCCGCGAATTCGTTGCGCGATGCCCGCCGCTCGCTGATCGGCTCCGGGATCGCGGTGATCATCCAGTTCGCCATGTTCCTGTTCATCGGCGTTGGGCTCTGGGCGTTTTATGAGGCCCGACAGTTCCCCAAGCCGGATGAGATTTTCCCGACCTTCATCATCGAGGTCATGCCGCCCGGGATAACGGGGCTCGTCGTCGCGGCGATCCTGGCGGCGGCCATGAGTACCGTCTCGGGAAGCATCAACTCGTTGGCGGCAGCGACCACGCACGACATCTACCTCCCGCTGACCGGTCGCAGTGCGGACGATCCTGGCGTGCTCCGTGTCGGCAAGCGGTTCACCCTCGGGTGGGCGGTGATCCTCGTTGGGGGTGCCCTGCTCTACAAGGCACAGGGAACCCCAGTCGTCGTCATTGCGCTGTCCATCGCGTCGTTCACCTATGGCGGCCTGCTCGGGGGCTTTTTCCTGGGCATCTGGTGGCCGCGCGCGCAACAGCGCGATGCCATCACGGGGATGTCGGTGGGGATCGCGTGCATGGCCATCGTGGTCTTCGCAAAACAGCTGGGGGCCGCTTATCCTTCGCTCGCTTCCAGCCTGGGGCCGTTCGCGCGCATCGCGTGGCCCTGGTATGTCCTCATCGGCACTTCCATCACGGTCCTCGTTGGCATGATCAGTTCGTTGACGCACGCGCCAGGTCGGCGCCCATGA